The DNA region AGGTGCCCTCGGGCAGCTCCCCGTAGAgccccccgccgcccggccccccGCCCCCGGGGCCGCCCAGCTCGTCCTCCTCGCCCCCGTAGTCGTCGATGAGCTTGGCCAGGGCGTCGCGGAACTCGATCAGCCCCTGCGCCGGCAGCGCGATGGTCTGGCCGCTCTGCAACCCGGGGGGGCCCCCGGGGaacccccccggccccccgggCCCGCGGTTGACGGTCTGGCGGATGCGGAGGAAGCGCCCGCGCTGGTTTTCCTTCAGGTCCAGGTAATATTTGCGGTTCTCCCGCACCAGGAACTCGCTCTTGAGGGCGCGGCGCGGGCCGGGACCGGCGCCGTCCTCCCCGGGGGCGCCGGCGGCCTGGGCGAGCTGCTCGGGGCTGGACGGGCCCAGCTGCGCGTAGTGCTCGATGAAGTCGCCCAGGTAGTCGCGGAACTCGGCGGCCACGGCCATGGAGAGGGTGAGGCGGCTCTTGGAGCCGCCCGCCCCCACCTCGGCGATCTTGAGGAAGCGGCCCTTGGCGTTCTGCTTCACGTCCAGGTAGAAGCGCTTGTTCTGGATGTCCAGCCGCTTCGAGGCCAGCTCCTGCGTCTCCTGCTccgggcccgccccgccggACCCCGCTCCGGACCCGgacccggccccgccgccgctccctccgccgccgccgccgccgcctcctccgcgGACGGCGCCGaacccgccgctgccgccgcgctCGCTGCCGCTGTCCCCGTCCGCCATCTTgtccgcccgcccgccccgcgccggcCCTTCCGCGCGCGGCCGCCCCGCTTCCGGCGCGCGGCCCCgcgcgcccccgccccgcccctctGCGACAGGGGTGACGTCACCGCCGCACTCCGGGCCGCGCCGCCGCTGGCGCCTCTCCGCCGAGTCACGTGGGGCGGGGGAGGCCCCGCCCGCCGCGTCCCCGCGCGCCCTCTGCCGTGGGCGGGGCGCTCCGGGATGAGCCCTGCCCCTCCACtaagccccgcccccgccgagtcccgccccgcagccccccttCGGGCACGCCGTTCCCTGAAGCGCAGTGACGTCACCGGCCGCCTGTCAGTcacggccgccggcggctcccaTTGGCCGCTCGCGGGGACGGCGGGCGAAGAGGCCCAGAGCCCCGTTCCCTCCCGCCTGGAGGGGTGAATGACGTCATGGCCGGGCTGCCTGGCGTCATCGAGAACGTCAGCGGCGGGAGGGGCCACACGGGGGAATCTGCAACCTCAGGGAACCTTCTGGGACCATCTGGGGACACTGTGGAGCCTCTTGGGACCCACTGGGGACAGTGCAGGGCCCCCAGGaaccccttggggacaccctggaGACGTTCTGGGACCCCCTAGGGACACTGCATGACCTTCCAGCGGGTCCCAGGCCACTGTCACCCAGGAGGTTCGGCCATCACACTTGTGTGGGGCCACCTCTGGTGCCACCTGCAgagtgtcacaagccccccAGAGCTGGGCGGTGGGGGGGGGTATCCCCATCTGCGTCACCCAGAGTCCCACAGGTGACCCACAGGCTGTACAGCCAGTGTCAGGGGTTCTGGgaccatggggacatggtggccACTCAACCCCACCCtgaccctggggacaggagtgACCATGGGGGAGACTCCTGAGTGACCCTGTCACCTGTGACAGTGACACATCAGGGACTGGTGGGGCAGTTGGGCAGATGTGGGTGCCAGGACCTCAGGGAGCCCCCgacacccccagtgtcccaccctgGAAGTTTCCACCCCCCCACAGGGATGGACCAACCgccctggggtgcagagggGTTTATTTTGGGGAGGGGGTTCCCCCAGCCCAAGCAGGTCCCCCCCAACCAGGGGACCCTCCAAAGCCCCCAATGGCCCCACCCTACCTCCTCCAGGGCATAGGGACAGTGAACAGGGGATCCCCCCACCTCAAATCCTGCTCCAAGGTCATGAGCACCCCCGGGGggtctccccatgtcccctccctgcTCACGATGCTTTAAATCCACACACCCCTCCCCcctgcacccatgggtgctgccccCCCTGCACAGACAGACTCGGGGTGTCCACACAAACTCTTTAtgaggggggggacacacagcaGGGCGAGGGGGGGGCAGCTCCGCTCAGCCCAAAAAATGcccagtgggtgctggggggttcGGTGTGACCCTGGGACCCCCAgtgggtgctggaggagggGGGGTGTCAGTATGACCCTGCCCCCcgctccctcttcccccccaaTCTGGGGGGCTCAGTGGGGCAGCTCGTGGGGGATGAGCTTGTAGTGGGCGCCGCAGGAGGGGCAGCGCTGGGCCTCCCCCTTGTGCAGCCAGAACCAGACGACGTAGCTGTTGTCCTCTTCACctggggggagggagaggacTGGTGGGGTGCCCCTCCTGTGGCACAGACGGGCAGAcagaggggagggggggcacagtgggggggaggtggggggcgGGGCACTTACAGACGCAGCCCACGATGCGCTTGTTGGTGATGGAGGGGACGAGGTTGGGGTCCTCCTTGGTCCCCGCGTAGCGCTTGGGCCGGAACATGCTGTAGGGGTCctgaggggggtgggggggtgagTGGGagacacccccaaatccctcctgtccctgagccccacacccccccccaaacctggGTCTCCCTGAGTGGGGAGGCACCCCTAGACCCTGTCTGCCCCACCAAGGACACCCTGTCCCTGAATGGAGGGAGACTCAGGGCCACCCTGGGGTCACTCCAGCTGCCTCCCgtgtgggggggacaccccaagacTCTGTGTCCCCCTCCTCAAGAGACCCTGCCCCTCAGATCCCCCGCCACACCCTGGGGTCCCCCCAGCTCGGGGAACAAAgaccctgcccccccagcaaGGAGACTCTGCCCCTCAGACCTCCCCTAccccttggggtccccccagctgccccccaAGCAGGGGGGGCACCCCAGATTCCTCCTCCTGTCCCTGATgcgcccccccctccccggtcTCCCCCAGCTGTACCCAGAGCTGGGGGGGGCACCCCTGGACCGTGACCCCCCCAGGACACCCTGTCCCTGAGCCCCCTCCACCCCCCTTGAGATTCCCTCAGCTGTTCTCCAAACAGGGGGGCATCCCAAACCTCTCCTCCTGGGCCTCCCCCTGCTACATTACAGGGTGCCCCTGGCTGCACCCCAACCTGGTGGGCACCTCGAAACCCTGACTCCCCTGAGGACACCCTGTCCCTGAGTGGGGGGGGCCTCAGGGACACCCTGGGGTCCCCCAACTGCCCCCTAGTTGGGGTCACCCCCgaaccctgctgtcccctcagGGCATCTTGTCCCTGAGCCCCCCCCCCGTGCTCCCTCCAGCTTTCCCCCAAGCGGGGGGGGCACCCCAAACTCCTCCTGTCCCTAAGCGCCTGCCAGCCACACACCCTGGGGTCCTGCCAGCTGCACCCTGAgctggggggacaccccaaaccCTGAGTCCCTCTCCAAAGACACCCTGTCCCTGAGTGGGGGGCGTTCAGGGACACCCTGGGGCCCCCCAGCTGCCCCCGAGCGGAGGGGACACCCCCAGACCCTGCCCCCCATCCCAGGACACCCTGTCCCTGAGCCCCCtcccacacacaccccctgGGGTCCATCCAGCTGCTCCCCGAGCCGGGGGGCACCCCAGACCCTGCCCCCCAGGACACCTTGtccctgagaccccagttcgAGTCCCGGTGCCCGCAGCTGCCCCTGAGCGGGGGTCACCCCCGTCCCCGCCCGGGTCCCCCCGCACTCACTCACCAGGCCCTTGTTCATGGCCTCCATCACCTTCCGCTCCAACCCCGTCGCCTGCTCCTCATCGCTGGCCAGGTCGCCTGCGGGGCAGCGCGGTCACTCCGGGAGGCCGCGGTGCCGCccgcctcccccccccccccggcccctccccgtTGTCCCCGCTCACCGGGCACGGCGAGGCCGCGGGCGGGCGCGCTGCGGGCCGAGGCCGCGGGCAGAAGCCGCAGGGCCGCGCTCACCCGCA from Columba livia isolate bColLiv1 breed racing homer chromosome 25, bColLiv1.pat.W.v2, whole genome shotgun sequence includes:
- the PURB gene encoding transcriptional regulator protein Pur-beta, producing the protein MADGDSGSERGGSGGFGAVRGGGGGGGGGGSGGGAGSGSGAGSGGAGPEQETQELASKRLDIQNKRFYLDVKQNAKGRFLKIAEVGAGGSKSRLTLSMAVAAEFRDYLGDFIEHYAQLGPSSPEQLAQAAGAPGEDGAGPGPRRALKSEFLVRENRKYYLDLKENQRGRFLRIRQTVNRGPGGPGGFPGGPPGLQSGQTIALPAQGLIEFRDALAKLIDDYGGEEDELGGPGGGGPGGGGLYGELPEGTSITVDSKRFFFDVGCNKYGVFLRVSEVKPSYRNAITVPYKAWAKFGGAFCRYAEEMRDIQERQRDKLYDRRAGPPGPGSGSGAGDDSDGDDVDDD
- the LOC135576367 gene encoding cytochrome c oxidase subunit 5B, mitochondrial, encoding MASRLLRVSAALRLLPAASARSAPARGLAVPGDLASDEEQATGLERKVMEAMNKGLDPYSMFRPKRYAGTKEDPNLVPSITNKRIVGCVCEEDNSYVVWFWLHKGEAQRCPSCGAHYKLIPHELPH